AATCCGGCCCGGATATTCCGGTAAACGGCCTTAAGTTCGATGAAGACGAGGGGGATCCCGTTCACGAAACAGACTAGATCAGCGCGGCGGTTGTAGTGGGGCGTACGCAGTCCTTGGATCTTGAGTTCCCTTACGGCAAGAAAATGGTTGTTGCCGGGATTCCGGTAGTCAAAGATTTGAGCCTTCTTGTCACAGACTTCTCCCGCGGCATTGCGCCATTTTACGGGCACACCATCCCGCAATAACCGGTAAAATTCGAGGTTGTGTTGCAAGGTGGATCGCGAAAAGTCATAGGTCGTAAGGGTCTGAATCACATCATCAACCGCAATCGGCGGCAATTCCGGGTTGAGCTTCTGGATAGCGGCACGGAGGTAGCGCGATAGAATGATTTCCCGTTCGCTGGCCCGTCCGAGGGTGCCGGTGGGACCAAACGTCTCGTCGTTGTAGGCATAGACACTGTCCCATTTGAGACACTCGTGGAGATGATCCGCGAAAGTCTGCTGGACCAGACGGTCTTCGTTATTGATGCCGGTGATCATGCTCTTAATCGACGCCCATCTCAATCGGCTCACCTTCATTTGCGTTGGACATATCGCCCAAACGTTTTAACAGGTCCACTGCGGGCTCAAACACCATGGACTTGCCTCGTGAACTTTGTTTTAGAAGTTTCATATTTGCAAGCTCCAGCAAATCCGCTCGTGCAGTAGCATAGGCTACCCCATGACTGCCACGATGACTCTCGATCGTGTATTCCTGACTGGGATGGCGCAATGCGTGAGTAATCAAGGCCTGCTGGCGATGATTAAGCTGCCGAAGCACCCGAAGACGGCTCTCGGCGGTCTTAGTCTCGCCGCGTTTTTGGTCAATGTATGTATGTAAAGCCTCTATCGCCCGTCGAATAACATCAGCCTGATGGAGGATGAAATAGTTTAAGTCGTTATCATCGGTCTCTGTGAACAGAAAGGCACGGGCATACTGAGATGGCGCCTTGACCAGAATGTTGGAGATGGAGATAAACTCGAACAACCAAAAGCCGCTGTTCAGCATGGACCAATAGAAAAGCGCTCGGGCTGTGCGCCCATTTCCATCTACAAATGGGTGATCGTAGGCGAGCCAGAAATGCAAAATGATGGCCCGAATTACAGGAGGGACAAATTGCGCAGGTGTCTTCCCATTGGCAAAATCACATAGCCGCTGCGCACGTTCCTCAAGCTCTTCAGATAAGGGCGGCTCATGATAGACCTGTCCGTCAGCATCCATGACCCTGACCGGTTCATCGGGGCGACGGAACCTGCCGGCCGCTGCCGGATTGTCCAACGTCTGATCGGTCACCCGACGGTGAAGATCCAGGAGGAGAGGCACGGACATCGGTTGTTCCTTGAGCCGGATAATTTCCTGCATGGTCCTATAGTTGTTCAGAATCATGTGTTCACTCTTGTCCCTAGGCGTCCGACCTGAACGGATCATCTCCTTGGCCACTTCGCGGGTGGTCACAGCACCTTCAAGTTGACTCGACGTGATGGCCTCTTGGATCAATGAACTAACAAGATAACGATCGCGGGTTTGCGGGTTAGCAATTGGATCTGGCATACCGATATAGGCCCCTGCACCAAAATCGATATCATGAAGGAGTTTTTGCACACTCGTAGGAATGAAAAATTGGAAAGACCTCCCTGACTTATCCAGCAACGGCACTTCCCGGTAGGCTGCCTTACGTTTCAACTTCAAGGCACACCACC
This sequence is a window from bacterium. Protein-coding genes within it:
- a CDS encoding Fic family protein, with translation MKFPQLPPDFNKIFSVICQKERFGEVIRLADRLHTEGEYHHWDELRYHPVHKGFSHEEWWCALKLKRKAAYREVPLLDKSGRSFQFFIPTSVQKLLHDIDFGAGAYIGMPDPIANPQTRDRYLVSSLIQEAITSSQLEGAVTTREVAKEMIRSGRTPRDKSEHMILNNYRTMQEIIRLKEQPMSVPLLLDLHRRVTDQTLDNPAAAGRFRRPDEPVRVMDADGQVYHEPPLSEELEERAQRLCDFANGKTPAQFVPPVIRAIILHFWLAYDHPFVDGNGRTARALFYWSMLNSGFWLFEFISISNILVKAPSQYARAFLFTETDDNDLNYFILHQADVIRRAIEALHTYIDQKRGETKTAESRLRVLRQLNHRQQALITHALRHPSQEYTIESHRGSHGVAYATARADLLELANMKLLKQSSRGKSMVFEPAVDLLKRLGDMSNANEGEPIEMGVD